The window CGCGAATGAATTCGCTCCCACTGGTCTGTGCATCTGACCTGCGCAGATCCGCGACATGGGTCAGGGCTTTTTGATTGTAGCCACGCCACAGGGAACGTTTTCACCAGCCCCGCATCCGAACCCTTTATGCTGTGCACACAGATTTCCGAGGGTTTGCAATGAATGATCTATCCCGGCTGCTCGATGCCTTGTCCGAGGCCCAGTCCGATGGGCAGGACGCGGTGATCGCCAGCGTGGTCAAGGTCGAAGGCTCGGCCTACCGCCGCCCCGGCGCGCGCATGGTGATACCGCAAATCGGCAGCGCGACGGGCACCGTCAGCGGCGGTTGCCTGGAAAGTGATGTCAGCAAGAAAGCCTGGTGGCTCACCGCCGCTGGCAAACCGGTGATTCGCACATACAGCACCGGCGAGGACGACGATGAGCTCGAGGACGCAGAACTCAGTTTTGGCCTGGGCTGCAACGGTACGGTGCACATCCTGTTTGAACGCGCCAATGCACAGACGCCGTCCCTGGCCGTCAGTGTGCTGCAGCAAGTCCAGGCCACTTCACGCCACGCGGCCCTGGCCACAGTCATTTTTTCCGATCATGAGCGCTCGGTCGGCGTGGGTGAGCGGGTGGCGATCAGGACCGACGGCCAGGTTGAAGTGCAGTTACAGGACCGGGCGCTGGGTGAACAGGTCGCGCAGGATCTGCAAGCGGTGCTCGACGCTGGCAAGTCTGCGATTCACACCTACCCCGTGGCCGGTGGCTCGGCTCAGTTGTTGCTGGAGTACATCCCCGCCCCTGGGCGGCTGGTGATCTTCGGTGCCGGGCATGACGCGGTGCCGCTGGTCAGCATGGCTCGCCTGCAAGGCTGGCACACCACGGTGATCGACTCGCGCACGCATTTCGCCCGCCCTGAACGCTTCCCCGACGCCAATGACGTGCTCGCCCTGCCCTTGCAGCCCTTCACCGGTATGCAGGCGCTGATTGATGACGCAGCCGTGGTGGTGATGACTCACAGCCTGAGCCAGGATCGCCATTGGTTGGGGCAGGTGCTCGGGCTCAAGCCGCGCTACATCGGCCAGTTGGGCCCGCGTAGCCGAACCGAGCGGCTGCTGGACGAAATCAGTGACAACCCACGTCAGGCACCCGCCTTTACTACTCTGCATTACCCGGTGGGCCTGGACCTGGGCGGCGATACGCCACAAAGCGTGGCCCTGTCGATCCTCGCCGAGATCAACGCGGTGCTCAATCAACGCCAGGGCGGCATGCTCAAGCATCGCCAGGCGAGTATTCATGCGGCGGATGTGATCATGCCGGGTAAGCCTGAGTTGTTGAAAATGGGGTCGTGATTATTTCCGGCAAGACGGGAAGTCTCGATTCTGTGGGAGCGAGCTTGCTCGCGAAGAGGCAGGTACATTCGATACATTTTTTGCGTCAGGCAGATCGCCTTCGCAAGCAAGCTTGCTCCCACAGGTGAAGTAAGTCTGTGAAAACTCTGTTGCCCTTCAGGTCCCATTCATGAGCAGTAAATACCCCACCCGCGAATGGGCGCCCCACGAAAAGCCGACCATGCCCGGCTCGCCCTCGACGCCATTGCATTCCACCGGCAAGCGCTGGGCGTTTGCCCTGGTGGGGGTGATCGTGGCGCTGACTGGCGGGTTGGGTAATGCGCTGGTGGTGGCCAACCTGCCCTATCTGCAAGGCTCGCTCTCCGCCACCACGGCCGAAATCGCCTGGCTC of the Paucimonas lemoignei genome contains:
- a CDS encoding xanthine dehydrogenase accessory factor, with translation MNDLSRLLDALSEAQSDGQDAVIASVVKVEGSAYRRPGARMVIPQIGSATGTVSGGCLESDVSKKAWWLTAAGKPVIRTYSTGEDDDELEDAELSFGLGCNGTVHILFERANAQTPSLAVSVLQQVQATSRHAALATVIFSDHERSVGVGERVAIRTDGQVEVQLQDRALGEQVAQDLQAVLDAGKSAIHTYPVAGGSAQLLLEYIPAPGRLVIFGAGHDAVPLVSMARLQGWHTTVIDSRTHFARPERFPDANDVLALPLQPFTGMQALIDDAAVVVMTHSLSQDRHWLGQVLGLKPRYIGQLGPRSRTERLLDEISDNPRQAPAFTTLHYPVGLDLGGDTPQSVALSILAEINAVLNQRQGGMLKHRQASIHAADVIMPGKPELLKMGS